In one window of Planctomycetota bacterium DNA:
- a CDS encoding LuxR C-terminal-related transcriptional regulator encodes MGDIKAVAKQLLIEHDLRLDLAYARLLHLFLTGMTETEIADAAYLSPHTIHAYGKQIRQAFGVSSRTELLALALKVAIRMQPPTAAQPEHVRGVVL; translated from the coding sequence ATGGGGGATATCAAGGCGGTCGCCAAACAACTCCTGATCGAGCACGACCTGCGACTCGACCTGGCGTATGCGCGGCTGCTGCATCTGTTCCTCACCGGCATGACGGAGACCGAGATCGCCGACGCGGCCTACCTCAGCCCGCACACAATCCACGCCTACGGCAAGCAGATTCGACAGGCGTTCGGCGTGTCGTCGCGGACGGAACTGCTCGCGCTGGCGCTCAAGGTCGCGATTCGGATGCAGCCGCCCACGGCCGCACAACCGGAGCATGTCCGGGGAGTAGTGCTGTGA
- a CDS encoding S24 family peptidase: MAELAAFAAYMRGLRDGMFGDEPNDGKRRRMLADHLGLSADRLYTIERGASTTMHERRGMSQRLGLGSVMDLEERWRGNVRHMIGTTDEEYSTRRIPIMNLTPAGEPCDFAPWGENPGTEARMYIDAPPEVECADGTFGLIVFGDSMEDTWCDGDLVICRSLGPRDEQPDGTPCFIRTADGDCTFKCIYRDLDAASLELRPANGTHRSQFIPMEEVKQVAVAIHTMPGWLETFGSGSFSPPAR; encoded by the coding sequence ATGGCTGAATTGGCTGCCTTTGCCGCGTACATGCGCGGCCTGCGTGACGGGATGTTCGGTGACGAACCCAACGACGGCAAACGTCGGCGAATGCTTGCGGATCACTTGGGCCTGTCCGCCGACCGGCTCTACACGATCGAACGTGGCGCGTCGACGACGATGCACGAACGTCGGGGCATGTCCCAGCGGCTCGGGCTGGGGTCGGTGATGGACCTCGAAGAACGCTGGCGCGGCAACGTCCGCCACATGATCGGCACGACCGATGAGGAATACTCAACGCGGCGCATCCCGATCATGAACCTCACCCCGGCCGGCGAGCCCTGCGACTTCGCCCCGTGGGGCGAGAATCCCGGCACCGAAGCCCGCATGTACATCGACGCCCCTCCAGAAGTGGAGTGTGCCGACGGCACGTTCGGTTTGATCGTGTTCGGCGACTCGATGGAAGACACTTGGTGCGACGGCGACCTGGTCATCTGTCGATCGCTGGGACCGCGTGATGAGCAGCCCGACGGCACGCCCTGCTTCATCCGCACCGCCGACGGCGACTGCACGTTCAAATGCATCTACCGCGACCTCGACGCGGCGTCGCTGGAGCTTCGGCCGGCGAACGGCACACACCGCTCGCAGTTCATCCCGATGGAGGAGGTGAAGCAGGTTGCGGTGGCCATCCACACGATGCCCGGCTGGCTGGAGACGTTCGGCTCCGGGTCATTCAGCCCGCCAGCGCGATGA